In one Fluviispira vulneris genomic region, the following are encoded:
- a CDS encoding flagellar hook-basal body protein: MLKNIYAPLSGGVLQERVMEIISNNLANTNTTAFKEDEIAFQEQEANPWPSYAFPHPPAPFKINMQELWPLKGNEMNYVTLSEIKTAHTQGPVRKTSNTTDVAIQGDGFFEVMTPFGERLTRDGGFSISNDGILITKNGAVVQGENGAITGLGGKELSILPTGEVYAGKKFVDKLKIVSFEDTKLLERLGESLWIHNGPPENLKAPSGDIAQGYLEGSNVNPMRNLTNMIIAHRSYEALQKTVKAHDDTMQNANKISEI; encoded by the coding sequence ATGCTAAAAAATATTTATGCTCCACTCTCGGGCGGGGTTCTGCAAGAAAGAGTCATGGAAATTATATCTAATAACTTAGCAAATACCAATACAACCGCATTCAAAGAAGATGAAATCGCATTTCAAGAACAAGAGGCAAATCCCTGGCCAAGTTATGCATTCCCACATCCTCCTGCGCCATTCAAAATAAATATGCAAGAACTTTGGCCGCTCAAAGGGAATGAAATGAATTATGTTACTCTCAGTGAGATAAAAACAGCGCACACACAAGGTCCTGTGAGGAAAACATCGAATACGACTGATGTTGCCATTCAAGGAGATGGTTTTTTTGAAGTGATGACACCTTTTGGCGAAAGACTAACGCGTGATGGTGGTTTTAGCATTAGCAATGATGGAATTTTAATTACAAAAAATGGAGCAGTAGTTCAGGGAGAAAATGGAGCAATAACTGGACTTGGTGGAAAAGAGTTAAGTATTTTGCCTACTGGAGAAGTTTATGCGGGCAAAAAATTTGTAGACAAATTGAAAATTGTTTCCTTTGAAGATACCAAATTACTTGAAAGGCTTGGGGAAAGTCTATGGATCCACAATGGGCCTCCTGAAAATTTAAAAGCTCCATCAGGTGATATTGCGCAAGGATATTTGGAAGGAAGTAATGTTAATCCAATGCGGAATCTTACCAATATGATAATTGCTCATAGAAGTTATGAAGCATTGCAAAAAACTGTAAAAGCCCATGATGATACAATGCAAAATGCAAATAAGATTTCTGAAATATAA